GGGAAGCAGTTGAAATGGACTGGTCCGTCACACATACTAGTCTCTACTGTCCCAAGGATGGATTCATGGTAATTCAAAAGACAAGCATCCCTAAGTACTAAGAGTACTGAGGTATCTAAGCCTTCTCTGGTCAGGGGTTTTATGCCCACTTGGACGAGCCCTATATGGATGAAATTGTATTTATCATTATGTTTTTTCAATGACTCTTGGTTCAAGAGTTTTATGGTTTGTGAAGAGTTTTTTAGGGGAATGTCCCGCTCTTCGGTGGTTATGGTGTAATCGGTTTTTGAGAATATTTGTtggaattttgagtttttataaatCTGTTTTGAAGCGATTCTTGGGATCTCCCAATCATCGATGGATTTATCAAAACATTCTAAATTGACCTCTTCTCTGTTGAGAACAGAATCATtatcgaaattattttcagaagagCATGTACTCGAAGAGCTTGCTTTAAACCAATCcatatttcaaaaacaataaacctTCTAGTCTCTCAAACATTTATCAAGACTTTCTATACTTTTGCATATCAGTTCCCTATCCTTAGGGTATTCCATACCTATCTTAGACGAAAGCTCTACAGATTTATGGAACCAATAACCTAGTGGTTTGGTTTGAAGATGCTAAACCGTATTTGAATCTCCTACCCggcttctctcaagatcaagatctaaGATTTACCTGGTCGATTGGCAGAGACCTCACACAGTGTTTCCCTGCAGGTTCTAGCACATGCCTTaaccaactgctgtacctggttttaacaataatagtagACAGACAAACTCAGTATGACTCTCTATCGATCTATTTCCTaccccaactgctgtacctagacgaacgataatgcacaaggataactctactccagtcgataacctccatctacttagacggTGTTCATAACACTACCGGGCCATCGCATCCAATTTTTCCCCTGAACACTGCCCTAACCATCGGGACTTACAAAACGGGGATACTTTAGGACTTCCCCCCGGGTTCCTATGAACGGTgaatgtgtagggtccattagagcgactggatggacattagagcctCATAACATTACTTCTTATGCTagcttcagttcattgtgATATTGGATCTAGACTTCTAAAGAGACCTACGCTATGGCTGCTTAATTATTATGTTTACCAGCTTCAGTTCATTGTATAGGATATGCAAGAATACACTATAGGAAGAACACATGATCACTCACTACCAGCCATGAAGGCGGTCCTAGATGAAATGACCTAAGAGTTCTACTGGTCAAGAGAATCTATGCGGAATAGACATCCTATCCCCACCCGTtcttggctctgataccatttctACCCAAGACCTATCGTAGGGGATAACCATGGAATACAGATAGAACAAGGATCTGATATGCATAGACGGTCAAGATAAATATAAgatcaacatggaagatttatttagaaacttagcccatgatgggccgaagggagtacatgatgttcaggaaaacaaaagaaaacatgaGAAGAAGATgggaagagaaggaaagagtCTGTAAGACCTCAATCCATGCTTACACTGAAACTTACACTTAGAAAGAGGGTTGGAAGATCCGGGTTATGGTAGCCGGATGTTTACAtatgagaagaaaagaaagagaagaagagagtatTATGTGGCGGATGAGTCCCCCCCTCGATGCTGGAAGGAGAGTCCTCTTATAGGCAGTGGTGGATGCATGGTAGCTGTGCAGCTTTACACTGTGCACTCACATGCAGCTACAGTATTTTCCCACTGGAGTCAACAGGAAccccgcatgtgagtgcaCAGTGTAAAGCTGCACAGCTACCAGGCATCCACCACTGCCTATAAGAGGACTCTCCTTCCAGCATCGAGGGGGGGACTCATCCGCCACATAatactctcttcttctctttcttttcttctcataTGTAAACATCCGGCTACCATAACCCGGATCTTCCAACCCTCTTTCTAAGTGTAAGTTTCAGTGTAAGCATGGATTGAGGTCTTACAGactctttccttctcttcccATCTTCTTCTCATGTTTTCTTTTGTCTTCCTGAACATCATGTACTCCCTTCGGCCCATCATGGGCTAAGTTTCtaaataaatcttccatgttgatcTTATATTTATCTTGACCGTCTATGCATATCAGATCCTTGTTCTATCTGTATTCCATGGTTATCCCCTACGATAGGTCTTGGGTagaaatggtatcagagccaagaACGGGTGGGGATGGGATGTCTATTCCGCATAGATTCTCTTGACCAGTAGAACTCTTAGGTCATTTCATCTAGGACCGCCTTCATGGCTGGTAGTGACTGGTCACGTGTTCTTCCTATAGTGTATTCTTGCATATCCTATACAATGAACTGAAGCTGGTAAACATAGTAATTAAGCAACCATAGCGTAGGTCTCTTTAGAAGTCTAGATCCAATATcacaatgaactgaagctAGCATAAGAAGTAATGTTATGaggctctaatgtccatccagtcgctctaatggaccctacacattcACCGTTCATAGGAACCCGGGGGGAAGTCCTAAGGTATCCCCGTTTTGTAAGTCCCGACGGTTAGGGCAGTGTTCAGGGGAAAAATTGGATGCGATGGCCCGGTAGTGTTATGAACAccgtctaagtagatggaggttatcgactggagtagagttatccttgtgcattatcgttcgtctaggtacagcagttggggtAGGAAATAGATCGATAGAGAGTCATACTGAGTTTGTCTGTctactattattgttaaaaccaggtacagcagttggttAAGGCATGTGCTAGAACCTGCAGGGAAACACTGTGTGAGGTCTCTGCCAATCGACCAGGTAAATCttagatcttgatcttgagagaagccGGGTAGGAGATTCAAATACGGTTTAGCATCTTCAAACCAAACCACTAGGTTATTGGTTCCATAAATCTGTAGAGCTTTCGTCTAAGATAGGTATGGAATACCCTAAGGATAGGGAACTGATATGCAAAAGTATAGAAAGTCTTGATAAATGTTTGAGAGACTGGAaggtttattgtttttgaaatatgGGTTTATTCAAAATGATTCCATCATATGCATGCGTAGGATCAAACCATAAAATCGATAAAAATTCTGTCTTTAAAAGAAGTTCTTTTCATGATAGGATTAATGAGAAAATTGCTGAATTAAATTCCAAAAAACCACTATCTGTGTCAGTTGTCCCTAGGGTAGACGCAGTAGTCAAGGAATTTAAGATAGATTACGATAAGCTTAGGAGTGACTTCCTAGCACCCCATAATGACGATAAAAGGAGATGGCTCCATGAGTCATTCTCTGAGGAATACACCAATTCTCATATCAGGGTTAGTTGGACGGCCTTTGTGCTAAAAAACTCCACGAATATCCTATTTTGGGATTGGTTTGAAAATCATTTCGCACCAGAAAGAATGGTATGTGTAACTCAGAAAACCATAAAGTGGGATCTTGCGAATGCAGACCCGGTTGAGTCGACACATCCACCTTTAGGTACAATCCAAATAATCCATCAAAAAGCAGAGGTCAAGGCCTCCCCATTCAAAATGAAAGTGGACGATTCACCGGCCCCCAGAGATATTAAAAACATttttgaacaaaataatttcacaaaccagTGTCTCCACACCATAGGTACCCAGTTGGATAGGATAGAACAAGAAGTCACCAAACCTGTATCCAACCAAGTAGGGACCTCTAGTCGTCCAAGCAACTCAAGACCTTTGCCCATAGAACCTCTCAGAAAACCTCCTTTTAAACCCCATGAGATTCCTACCTTTAGGAAACAAGAGTTTAATCAGGAGCtcgagagaaaaataaaaaacataaatcTCCAAGAAAATTCCACATTCACAAGTTTGCCCAAAATGGTCATCCCGGAAACCCCCCTTTCAGGAATAGAGCCAGGAACCCCATTAAGAGCAACAAAAATCAAGGCACAAGAGTCTCAGGGCTCAAATGTCAACGCCATCGATAAAACTGGAGATTTAAACACATTAGTATGGAAGGAACCTCAAAAACCCTACTACACTACCATAAGTGCACCGGATCTAGTTTTGGAAGAAAAACCCAATATTGTCCAGAATAGGTACAGTGCCAATGCCATCTATGAGTGGAACATAGACGGGCAGTCCGAATATAACATACTGAGCGTCTTGCGGCAAATGACGATGGTGTCAAATGCATACAAGACCCAGACCCGATTGTCGGACCCAGCCATAGCACACATGCTTATAGCAGGGTTCACCGGCCAACTGAAAGGATGGTGGGATAATTACCTATCGCCCTttcaacaaaatgaaatcctaACCAGCGTCAAGACAGATGAATCTGGTGAGATCATATGGGATGCTAACAACGAAGACATCCCTGACGCCGTAGCAACTCTAGTCTTTGCCATCTCCCAACATTTCGTAGGAGACCCCTCTCACCTCAAAGACAAAAACCTAGAGCTGCTGTCAAACCTAAAATGCAAAAGACTGTCTGATTTCATACAGTACAAAGATACCTTCCTCACTAGGGTCATGTCTAGGGAGGATTGTAACCAGccgttttggaaagaaaaattcttagcAGGTCTGCCAACCTTGTTAGGAGAACAAGTCCGAAACGaaatcaaatccataaatcaTGGCCAGATACCTTACAAAGAACTGAGTTATGGAGAGCTCATCAGCTTCATCCATAAGGAAGGTATCCGAATGTGTACTCAGCACAAACTccaaaaacaattgaaaaaagaaaaggcccaGACCAGGAGAGAGCTTGGCAGTTTTTGCCAGGAATTCGATCCCTCTTTTCAGGTCGATAAAAAGGTCGAAAAAACCATAACCTGCAGTGGGGACTGCAGCAGAAAACATAAGCCCAAACATTTCCATAAGAAGTCTAGAATTCCCTCAAAACCACAGACCACTGATAAGAGTGAGAAAAATTCTAGCTCCTCTTTTAAGTGTTTCAAGTGCGGGAAGACTGGCCATACCCAGAGGTACTGCTACCTCAACAAAAAGATTCATCAACTGGAAATTGAAGATGACATAAAAACCAAGGTCTGTAACCTGTTGATAGAGTCTTCTGACTCTGATACAGAGTTCTCATCTGATGATGAACAGAACCTGCAAATGGATGAGCTTGATTGGTCATTCGATGAAAAATCGATAAATGTCTTAACAAAAGACCAGGAGTTTCTGTTAGAAATAGCAGACCAAATCCAGAATCCTTTGTTAAGAAAGCAATACCTTGATAAGTTGAAACAGGGCAATCTCGATGGCGAGACCAAAACCCCTAATTACAACCTATCTGAAATTCTCAAAAGGCATGACAAAAAACGAGCTCGTAAAACCTCGTTTGATGTCCAAAAGGAAATCGATGATCTTAGGAGTGAGATTGTTTGTCTCAAGTTTGAGCAACAACAGCACTCCACGATAATTGGACGTTTGGAAGAGCTCTTTACTGAGGCAGCAAAACCCTCAGCAAGCTCTGAACACGTCCTCATGAAACAGGATAAAAACCCAGAGGAAACTCTGGCCCTGGACCAAACAAAAGATGACCAGCATAAAAACCTAACCATGATGGGAGAACTTTCTCCTTACAGATGGTTGATCAGAGTCACACTTGTCATAAACCATAATCTGTTCATTGATGCAACTGCTCTGTTTGACACAGGCGCAGATGAAAACTGCATTAATGAACAACTCATTCCCACCAGATTCTATGAAAAAACAACTGAATCACTTTCTTCAGTTAGTGGTACCAAGCTCGATATCCAGTATAAGTTGAGCGAAGTAGAAGTTGAACAAGATAGAGTCCGGTACAAAACATCATTTCTCCTAGTCAAAAACCTTAGTCACAAGGTTATACTAGGAACCCCATTCATCCAGCTTTTAAAACCGTTTCTTGTCACCTCATCTGGCATTGAGACGCACAAGTTTGgaaccaaaataaaattccattTCATCTCCGATAAATGTGTTTACAAGATAGACCGATACATCTTATGCAGGAAATGGTCGTGGAATCTGCTCAAGAGTGGTTACACAATTGGCTGTTTGAACTGTTGCAAGACGACAGTCttgagaaaatacaaaatgataTACAGGACGGGGAAACAGACTCTATGGATCGTATTTATACGTCATATACCCATAATATCTGTGCCCTCATCGATCATCCTGTATCCTCTGTGTTGTGCGCATATTTCGACAGGCATTGCAAGAGAGTTCCTCCTTGCGATAAAAAACCCTgttttatgcatataaatTCCACTTTAAGAACTCGGGAGGATTATGGGCTAGTCATCGGCCATTATCTCTACCAGGAACCAGTGGTGGTTGATTTAAACATAAATTTGCCATAACTCTTGTTTATGTCTATATTCAGGAACATGGAATTCCCCTGGTTTGACCAGGATGGCCAATGCTCATCTTCCAGGAGCAAAACACATAATCATCAGGATCTGCCTCCAAAAAAGAGATTCTGCATAAAGTCCAGCCTCACGGCTTGGCGGCCTGATTCCAGGCAGCAACTCATCTTGGATAATTTATGGGCATCCATAAAGAATCCTCTAAAAGGTGAGGAATCCATAAATGCATTGGTCCTTCACATGGAGGAACAAGGCAACAGCAAAGCATCCTTGCAGCAGGAACTTTGCCTGAAAATAGATTTGCTGCAACAAGAGCTATCCCTCCAAAAAGCTCAGACTCATGCTTTTCTCCAGAACAAGTTAGTTGAGTTCGATAATTTCACAAGGCACTTTGCAGAAATGCAGAGAGAAAATCATGCTCTGaagaaagaattaaaaaaagagtgaaaaaaggagaggtattctagaaaaagaaaatgaaggcttcaaaaaagaaattgaaagcCTATGTGCGGAAAGAATAGAAGTCTTAGAGTATTCCGAGTCCTGCCTCAGAGAAAAAGACGCTCttgataatgaaaataaaaaattaaagcaggATTTGGAGTCCTTATCAACTCCATCGATAAATCAGTCTATAGTTCCCCTCATCGGAAATATGACTGAAAAAATGTTTTCGAAAAAACCCATTGAGGTAACTCTCAGTGGTATTTTCCCCCGAGCAGGAGAAATCCTGTTCCTTTCAAAACTTCCTGATGATATTGTCTTAAAAATCTCTGAGACAAGTCTTCAGGATTTTACTACAACCatgatttcctttttcaaaagACTCCTTCAGTTCTGTGCTTGCTCACAAAAAGGAATTGACGGATGGTTTTGGAActgggaaagaaaaaatcattttcaaaatgattttcCACAACCCTGTGATCAACACGAGGAGGATGATGCTTTTGAAAGGGCTGATATCTTACTCATGAACGGTTGCAGACATATCTTGGAATTCTCGATCCCCAGGataagtttttatgttttcccatTTAAAGATAAGTTTTATAATCACCATTTCGAATTTTGTGATCTTCTGAAATATGGAGTTCTCAAATCCATAATTTTAAAACCAGAGGATGAACATCGACCAGAGTACCAATCTCTTTTCGGAGATAATGCTTGGGGATTGATTAAAAAGTCCCTACGTCGATCGGCCAGCCTCTTCATCTGCATTGAATCCTCTCCCCCAGAGTGGATATCCCCCACAAAAGTCCAGCCTGTTATCCATTACATTTTCATCTCTCCGGTAAGCTCAAGAAGCATTCTCACTCCGGAGGCAAAGTTTTGGCCAGCAGATGGACCGATAATAAACCAGATCAGCGATTGGCGAGCTTGGGTTCAGCTCAACCAGGGTTCAGCACGAGACATGATTTCCTGATTGACAAGTTCGAAGAGGAGTTCTTACTGGATGCCCGGAATGCCCATTGTCAATACTGACGGCAAAACCCCAATGACCGAGAGCGTCCGTCCACTGCAACAGCACGTGGATCAttaccggacaaaaaacctttcggctcaAAAGGTTAGGCCCGACATAATCAGCGTAATCTCCGGAAGCGTCCCACCACTACTCACAGTGGTACCATaaaggacaaaaaacctttcggcgagcgtgcccgacataaagcagcctcctgtcactatttgcgacaaaaaaggtcactgtagctacagtatTTTCCCACTGGAGTCAACAGGAAccccgcatgtgagtgcaCAGTGTAAAGCTGCACAGCTACCAGGCATCCACCACTGCCTATAAGAGGACTCTCCTTCCAGCATCGAGGGGGGGACTCATCCGCCACATAatactctcttcttctctttcttttcttctcataTGTAAACATCCGGCTACCATAACCCGGATCTTCCAACCCTCTTTCTAAGTGTAAGTTTCAGTGTAAGCATGGATTGAGGTCTTACAGactctttccttctcttcccATCTTCTTCtcatgttttcttttgttttcctgaacatcatgtactccctttggcccatcatgggctaagtttctaaataaatcttccatgttgatcTTATATTTATCTTGACCGTCTATGCATATCAGATCCTTGTTCTATCTGTATTCCATGGTTATCCCCTACGATAGGTCTTGGGTAGAAAtggtataaatatatatatatatatatatatatatgtgttgcgtttggtttcaaaataagattttaaaatcaaattttgattttgaaaaaaagtgatataaatgggatccaccctttgactttgtataaattattttattttgttttgaaaaaagAGTAGTATAAATGAGGTCCATCTTTTGaatttgtataagttattttgttttgttgtgggtagaattaaattaaagtaggattttaaatcctactttgaaaccaaacaagtcaATAAACACTttaaaaaacaagaaaactaatttaaaatgcttcgtttggattcaaagtgtgattttaaaatcttactttgatttaattctactcacaataaaacaaaacaactcatacaaagtcaaatgatgaccccatttatattactctttttcaaaatcaaaatatgattttaaaatcgatTTCCTGTGTTTGTCACTGTCCGTCTTCAATCAGaaggagaaaataaacaaGGCCAAAAAGAGCACTCTTCATCACTAAGTTATTAacagaaaaagagagaagttTCCGCGTTAAggtatttctttttcttttttcccaagTATATAATCAAGCGGCTTTGTCCCGTTTTCGaataaaaatttttactctatccatttttactttattttcaaccaaattcaatattacaatcattactattttatcttttttcttcatttaataattttttttcacttatattttttctaactatttttataattaattttttaatataaattatctatctattttcacatatatatatatatatatacacatatatatttattaacacTTGTAAtcattatataaaatcaaattgatttgAATCATaatccaactcgaaaaccaaacgcaagctAATGATTTATACTTGGATCGATCTATAGACGTAAATTTGTTAGGTAGGACATAAGAATCAATACTATATACCCAGAATAATATTATCTCCATTATGCAGTACTTGATCGGAAGAATCTCACTCATGCTTTTGATCTTGTAATATTCGTATGAAGCGAATCGCTGTATTGATTTTTATGTGACGGAACAGCGATGAATTCGTAAAATGACAAGGTAGGTCCACAACTCCTTGGTGTAATCGTCACATCTCATTAGGAAAATCGATTTCTACAGCTTatgagcttttctttttttaattgtagATTAGTTGACACGTACAGGAGATTAGCAGGAGAATTTAAAGATTATGCAGTGTGAAAGTGAGAATATCAAACTGGTCACAGCCACGCCGAGGGAATGGTCGGTCCGACATTCGCTTTTTGTCTCGGTTAATATGTTTCACACCCACGGATTGTTCTTGGAAAATGCCCCCGTCTCCTATCTACATCTTCCATGTAATTTTATAACGATAATTTTGGTTCTTGATCAGTTCAATTTTCGTCATTTTATCCGAAATTTGCTCAATACAATGTGGTTTAGTAATtgaattcttttcaatttcctCGAAAGCAATGAGTTATACAATCACGGTAAACATTCGAGCAAATATAAAACAATGACAATCACGAGATGTGGTGTAGTTGATAAATTGTAATGTCAGTTGACGAATTTTGCTAGTAGGACAGAGTGTGTGGAAATCACCCGAGACATTTTGTGTCAATGAGATTGATGGTTGAGCAAGATCAGTCTCGGTCTAATAGGCTAATGACATACGTGATATAATTAGAAAACAAGATCAAATATCAATGTGCAAAATTTGGGGAAATTATAATCGATAAATCGCGGAAGTTTCTCTATTCTCTTTAAGGAGTTACTTCGGCGCTTGGCAAGTCCGAAATAAACTTTTTTGTGATGTAATGTCAATAAAAGTCGATCTGATGACATACATGTACAAGAGACTGTTTCTTAAAATGATCGGATTATCTTCCCGATTTAGGACTTCCAAAAGCACCATCAACGTCCAAGAACATATACATACAATCTCTATGAAACATTAGATtgtgatattattatataataataaaaattagaattcacccaaaaataaaaataaatattagaaataCATTGATTAACGTTAATAAATTTGCAAGACTACTATTAATACCGGTCTGGTCTATTATTCCCACCGCACACCGACTCATCATTCCAATCGACTCTTCCTTCGACTTGAACACGAACAAACGAACGCAACCATGGACGTGAGACAAGCGATCAACGCCCAAACCGACGTTGCTTTGTCTCTCTCGAAGCAGCTCCTCCTCGTCGCCGACTCCAAGGGCTCGAACGTCGTCTTCTCTCCGCTCTCCATCCACGTCGTCCTCAGCCTGATCGCCGCCGGCTCCAGCGGGCCCACCCGGTCGGAGCTCCTCTCCTTCCTCAAGTCCCAGTCCCCTGACCACCTGAACTGCTTCGCTTCCGAGCTCGTCTCCGTCGTCTTCTCCGACGGCAGCCCCGCCGGCGGCCCCAAGCTCTCCTTCGCCAATGGCCTCTGGCTCGACACCTCCCTCTCCCTCAAGCCATCCTTCAAACAAGTGGTGGACACCGCGTACAGGGCCGCCACTCAACTCGCCGATTTCAAGACCAAGGTCCGTTTTTGATCTGATCTTCGCTCTGTGCTCGTCTTTACTGGTTGGAGATTCAAACCCTAGGAGTACTTGTATGATTTCGATTCGATTGATGGGGTATCTATGAGATCCAGTTGCCGGAAATGGTCAAATTGAGGAATGACGAGGTTGTGGTTTTAATGTCTGGTGTTGTAGGATTAATTGATCCGTCTGTGCTCTGTTTGTCAATTTATGTTGCTTATGCAATTGATATTCTGAATGATATTCCTGTTGACTTAACCGAAATCGATTGCTCGATCACTATTGCTATTCGGTGCTGATAaatgttggatgaattgcgTAGGCTATCGAAGTGGCCGGTCAGGTGAACTCATGGGCTGAGAAGGAGACGAGTGGCCTCATCAAGGAGGTTCTTCCCGCTGGTTCAGTCGATGCCAGTACCCGTCTGATCTTTGCGAATGCTCTCTACTTCAAAGGGGCTTGGAATGAGAAGTTCGACCCGTCGAGAACCAAGGATGCCGAATTCCATCTTCTCGATGGGAACCACATTCAGGTTCCTTTCATGACCAGCAAGAAGAAGCAGATGGTGAGCGCCTTTGATGGGTTCAAAGTCCTCGGTCTACCTTACAAGCAAGGAGAGGACAAAAGGAGTTTATCCATGTACTTCTACCTTCCCGATGCGAAGGACGGACTTTCATCTCTGGCAGAGAAGGTCTGCTCCGAGCCTGGGTTCTTAGACCGCCATATTCCTCAGCAGAAGGTGGAAGTGGGCGACTTCAGAATCCCGAGGTTCAAGATCTCGTTCGGGTTTGAAGCTTCGGAAGTTCTGAAGCAGCTAGGAGTGGTGGGGGCCTTCTCAGGTAAAGGGGGTCTGATGGAGATGGTGGACTCTGCGGAGGGGCATAACCTCTATGTTTCGAGCGTGTTCCACAAGTCCTTCATTGAAGTGAACGAGGAGGGTACTGAAGCTGCGGCTGCCTCTGCCGGCGTTATAAAACTCCGATCTCTGTTGCTGGCTGAGAAGATAGACTTCGTAGCTGACCATCCGTTCCTGTTCCTTATACGAGAGAACGTGACTGGGACGGTTCTATTCATCGGTCAGGTCCTTAATCCTTTAACTGTCTGATCATATATACATCGACTGTTCTGAGACGTGATGGCTTTTGATATGGAAATGCTTAGAGTGGCCTTCTGAGACTTGATAGCTTGTATGGCATATAACATTCAAATAAATGTCGTGTGGATGTATGTGAACTAGCCCGGGATCTAGGATGTAACAGTACGTGTACTATAGTATGAAGTAAAAGAGCTGAGAAATATTCTGTACGCTGTTGTATCCTTACATTCTGGTGTATCCTTGCATGCTGCTGTTGTTTCAGGATTTGGATCTGGTTGAACGTCAAAATGGAAGATGTAATCTAGAGGCCGAAAACTTATTAATGTTACTAGAATAGATATTTTAGCATAAATCTACCTCCGCAAGCTCTCAGGAGATTCAATTAGGACAATGAAACTATGTATATTGCTGTTTTTGATCCCGATACTCTATCCATGTCGAAAGAACCGGAGTTCCTCTGCCTTCTATAGGGTTCTCATGCAAGTTCTAAACTTAATAGGAACTCATATCTAGTGTAAAGGTTATCATGGCTTTAGGACACACAACGACAATCTTACCTCCTCCTTTGGTCACGAGCAGGTCAGTCGGGAACAATATTGTCGCGATCAATTTGGTAAAAAATACAACAATATTGACCATCATATTCTTAAAATGAATTACATACGAGTAGTGACACCATGGAGTCAGAGCTTGATTTTTTCTCGAAATAGGTGTCTGTATTTCGAGTGAGATGAGACTACCCTTTAAATCAAAGAATGATCAATATAATATCGAAGTTTGTATATTTTCTCTCCTGCTTCCATGTCATGATTTACTAGTCTATATTTATCTAATTTTTTGGTTGGAAAACATAGAATAATAATGGAATGCGTATTAGTATGGGGGAAAAGAGAGTCCGCTAACAATTTCGTTCTCCAATTATTTCGTTGCCACTACTTCAGTCGGCCACCTCCCCTTCGGTTGAGGTCGTTGGGGACATCGCTTGCCGCCGGCAACTTCGCCTGAGGGTAATGCCTGCGGCGATCTCGACCGAGGGGAGGTGGTCGACTAGGGTAGCCCCAGTCGAACTCCTTCCCCTGCTGTCACTCTCTATTTCCCGATAGAGTATTTTTTTCACTAGAAATTATTAATGAATCCACGGGAGGAAAAAAAccataattataatttattggaaacgcaaaataaaaatttcctaaaaactaaaaattatgaataatttcAGCCCCTATTTATTACCAAAAACAAGGATATATATGTCtatgaaataaaatggatAAAGTGACACGCATAGTTCTAATAGGATAATCGAACTTGAAATGTAAATGAATAAAGTGGTGAGGACATACGCTACAACAATACACTCTATTTTTCGGAGATAATTTC
Above is a window of Punica granatum isolate Tunisia-2019 chromosome 7, ASM765513v2, whole genome shotgun sequence DNA encoding:
- the LOC116214861 gene encoding serpin-ZX-like; the protein is MDVRQAINAQTDVALSLSKQLLLVADSKGSNVVFSPLSIHVVLSLIAAGSSGPTRSELLSFLKSQSPDHLNCFASELVSVVFSDGSPAGGPKLSFANGLWLDTSLSLKPSFKQVVDTAYRAATQLADFKTKAIEVAGQVNSWAEKETSGLIKEVLPAGSVDASTRLIFANALYFKGAWNEKFDPSRTKDAEFHLLDGNHIQVPFMTSKKKQMVSAFDGFKVLGLPYKQGEDKRSLSMYFYLPDAKDGLSSLAEKVCSEPGFLDRHIPQQKVEVGDFRIPRFKISFGFEASEVLKQLGVVGAFSGKGGLMEMVDSAEGHNLYVSSVFHKSFIEVNEEGTEAAAASAGVIKLRSLLLAEKIDFVADHPFLFLIRENVTGTVLFIGQVLNPLTV